A region from the Solibacillus sp. FSL H8-0523 genome encodes:
- a CDS encoding MFS transporter has translation MTKNTKHNFIIILVANFIVAASTTMIMPFLSLYIDTLGEFSDSYVQTWAGLIFAATFVTALIMSPIWGRIADKYGYKPIMIINCFGIATSIFLMGYVQNVEQFFLLRLAMGVVTGFIPTSMAFISKHTPKEVAGKTLGTLQMGSVGGTLFGPVLGGMMADAFGFKYTFIITATLITVAAIIIIIGIHEPTIIRKLKSSVYARKNVVWAIFHHRLLLNVMLVTTLIQIGNFSIQPLLSLYVSELSHAQEVAMLAGITFSAAGLGNLLFARFWGKLSDHHGYEKVLSYLLISAVVFIIPQAFVTELWQLIVLRFLFGIVSGGLIPITTALIRREAPIEVQGEIMGYNQSFRFLGNILGPVLGGFVASLGGIHSVFYTTGLLFLIAFVVIYFLRKLPIQYMDELLKNHA, from the coding sequence TTGACAAAAAATACGAAACATAATTTCATCATCATTTTGGTAGCCAATTTTATCGTAGCAGCCTCTACTACAATGATTATGCCGTTCTTGTCGCTATATATCGATACGCTAGGTGAATTCAGTGATAGCTATGTACAAACATGGGCAGGTTTAATTTTTGCAGCAACATTTGTTACGGCTTTAATTATGTCACCTATTTGGGGACGCATCGCCGATAAATACGGCTATAAACCGATTATGATTATTAACTGTTTCGGCATCGCGACTAGTATTTTTTTAATGGGCTATGTACAAAATGTCGAGCAGTTCTTCTTACTGCGACTCGCAATGGGCGTTGTTACCGGCTTTATACCAACCTCAATGGCATTCATTAGTAAGCACACACCAAAAGAAGTGGCCGGTAAAACACTAGGCACCCTACAAATGGGTAGTGTCGGTGGGACATTATTCGGTCCGGTACTCGGTGGGATGATGGCCGATGCATTTGGCTTTAAGTATACGTTTATCATTACTGCAACGTTAATTACCGTTGCCGCAATCATCATTATTATTGGCATTCATGAGCCTACCATTATTCGCAAATTAAAAAGCTCGGTTTACGCGCGAAAAAATGTCGTTTGGGCCATTTTCCACCACCGCCTCCTTTTAAATGTCATGCTCGTCACAACACTCATTCAAATCGGCAACTTTAGTATTCAACCGCTACTTTCCCTTTACGTATCCGAACTTTCTCATGCACAGGAAGTCGCGATGCTTGCCGGAATTACCTTTAGTGCCGCGGGGCTTGGGAATCTATTATTTGCACGTTTTTGGGGAAAATTAAGTGACCATCACGGCTATGAAAAAGTGTTATCCTACTTACTCATTTCAGCAGTCGTCTTTATTATTCCACAGGCATTTGTTACCGAGCTGTGGCAACTAATCGTGTTACGCTTTTTATTTGGGATTGTGTCGGGTGGACTTATTCCTATTACAACCGCACTTATTCGCCGTGAAGCACCGATTGAAGTGCAGGGTGAAATTATGGGCTATAACCAAAGTTTCCGTTTCTTAGGTAATATTTTAGGACCTGTACTTGGGGGATTTGTTGCAAGTCTTGGTGGCATTCACTCTGTATTTTATACAACCGGCCTTTTATTTTTAATTGCCTTTGTCGTCATCTACTTTTTACGAAAGCTTCCGATTCAGTACATGGACGAGCTTTTAAAAAATCACGCTTAA
- a CDS encoding transglycosylase domain-containing protein, whose translation MKQVFGYVLILCSIPLLLFVGSEAWKEIAKAQQHSQVIEKSIELPEETVSPLPITLYDANNAIFSEEYTEWSQPLKLDEIPEVVKEIFIYSEDEHFYNHLGFDVSAIARAFIANTSEQSIQQGGSTITQQLVRMRYLSVDKTYERKLMELFYSYELEKYYSKEQILEMYLNEMYFSNQVYGIGAAATYYFDRPIDKLSLAEMAFIAAIPNNPSLYDPLQNFDNTKARQERLLDKLVEHQLLTTQEAVMYKQEPITLAVKSKIQNYPSYSTYVLQELKWLIGQQTGYHEQIAKTTDKMEKEFLQLELQKEVDEILKQGIHVYTALQPEKQQQDEAAINTILGNAELQASATIINNDTREIVSIYGGKDYKKHDLHRAFQSPRQPGSAFKPISVFAPYFETTTATKNSTVSGAQYCVGNFCPENYGGIWYGNVTIAKAFQESINTSALRLYDAIGVDTAFSYIDRFQFGSIVDKDRTYATALGGLTYGVTSLELADAYSSFIDGFYAPARSIRKVTNLQGETIYSWPREREEIWSASTVNTMRDLLNEVVTSGTGKGLYSYSGYIGAKTGTTNQFKDYWVAGLTNDYTTAVWIGYDTPRSMQAIEKQKIHFKIFNAITD comes from the coding sequence ATGAAACAAGTTTTTGGCTATGTATTAATTTTATGTAGCATCCCTTTACTGCTTTTTGTCGGAAGCGAAGCATGGAAAGAAATCGCGAAAGCACAGCAACACAGTCAAGTCATTGAAAAATCAATCGAGCTTCCAGAAGAAACGGTCTCTCCCTTACCGATTACTTTGTATGACGCAAACAACGCTATTTTTAGTGAGGAATATACAGAATGGTCACAGCCATTGAAGCTTGATGAAATTCCCGAAGTGGTTAAGGAAATTTTTATTTATAGTGAAGATGAACATTTCTATAATCATTTGGGCTTTGATGTCAGTGCGATTGCACGTGCCTTTATCGCCAATACGAGTGAGCAATCCATCCAACAAGGTGGCTCGACAATCACACAGCAGCTTGTACGTATGCGCTATTTATCGGTTGATAAAACATACGAGCGTAAATTAATGGAACTTTTTTATTCATATGAACTTGAAAAGTACTATTCGAAAGAACAAATTTTAGAAATGTATTTAAATGAAATGTACTTTAGTAACCAAGTATACGGGATTGGAGCAGCGGCAACTTATTATTTTGACCGCCCAATTGATAAGCTATCCTTAGCGGAAATGGCATTTATCGCAGCCATTCCAAACAATCCCTCATTATATGATCCGTTACAAAATTTTGACAACACGAAGGCTCGTCAAGAACGCTTACTTGATAAATTAGTCGAGCATCAACTTTTAACTACGCAAGAAGCAGTGATGTATAAGCAAGAACCGATTACGCTTGCGGTAAAATCAAAAATTCAGAACTATCCAAGCTATAGCACCTATGTGTTACAAGAATTAAAATGGTTAATCGGTCAGCAAACCGGCTACCATGAGCAAATTGCCAAAACGACCGATAAAATGGAAAAAGAGTTTTTACAGCTTGAGCTTCAAAAAGAAGTCGATGAAATTTTAAAGCAAGGCATTCATGTGTATACTGCATTACAGCCCGAGAAACAGCAGCAAGACGAAGCGGCTATCAATACAATTTTAGGGAACGCTGAATTACAGGCGAGTGCAACGATTATCAATAATGACACGCGTGAAATCGTTAGCATTTATGGCGGCAAGGATTATAAAAAGCACGATTTACACCGTGCCTTCCAATCGCCTCGCCAGCCGGGTTCTGCATTTAAGCCGATTAGCGTGTTTGCACCGTATTTTGAAACGACCACTGCTACGAAAAATTCGACTGTTAGTGGTGCCCAGTATTGTGTCGGCAATTTTTGCCCGGAAAACTACGGGGGCATTTGGTATGGTAACGTAACAATTGCTAAGGCCTTCCAAGAAAGTATCAATACAAGTGCACTTCGATTATATGATGCAATCGGTGTGGATACCGCATTTTCATATATTGATCGTTTCCAGTTCGGCTCAATCGTAGACAAAGACCGCACATACGCTACGGCTTTAGGTGGCTTAACGTACGGGGTAACTTCACTTGAATTAGCAGATGCCTATTCAAGCTTTATCGATGGGTTTTATGCACCAGCGCGTAGTATTCGCAAAGTCACAAACTTACAGGGCGAAACGATTTATAGCTGGCCACGTGAGCGTGAAGAAATTTGGTCGGCAAGCACGGTCAATACAATGCGCGATTTACTGAATGAAGTTGTGACGTCAGGAACAGGTAAAGGCTTGTATAGCTATTCAGGCTACATCGGCGCGAAAACCGGCACGACGAACCAATTCAAAGATTATTGGGTTGCCGGTTTAACGAATGATTACACAACAGCCGTGTGGATTGGCTACGATACCCCGCGCTCGATGCAAGCCATTGAAAAACAAAAAATTCACTTCAAAATCTTTAATGCAATAACTGATTGA
- a CDS encoding YufK family protein: MKNPYLYGYLPLITIILFSFTFGLFAVSESLQLFQAIGVYNGMREFLSDLELRFVLLIVFALIFFMIFSALKLIGETIHELGMLFFSKDKEGQTIHAARGGYVIFFFGAFASVIGIQSIMVLVTVFIVTVFFYFIFNVYKMSQHMSFVGVIGLIFFEVLSWFLLLALIVYAVVKLYNGVLASLPFV, translated from the coding sequence ATGAAAAATCCATATTTATATGGCTATTTACCACTAATTACAATCATTTTATTTAGCTTTACATTTGGGCTATTTGCCGTATCAGAATCACTGCAGCTTTTTCAGGCAATCGGCGTTTATAATGGAATGCGCGAGTTTTTATCAGATTTAGAGTTGCGCTTTGTGTTATTAATTGTGTTTGCACTTATTTTTTTCATGATTTTTTCAGCCTTAAAATTAATTGGCGAAACGATTCATGAGCTAGGCATGTTATTTTTCTCGAAGGATAAAGAAGGCCAAACAATTCATGCGGCACGTGGAGGCTATGTAATTTTCTTCTTTGGTGCTTTCGCTTCTGTCATCGGGATTCAGTCTATTATGGTTCTAGTAACGGTTTTTATAGTAACGGTATTTTTTTATTTTATTTTTAATGTCTATAAAATGAGTCAGCATATGTCATTTGTTGGTGTCATTGGGCTGATTTTCTTTGAAGTGTTATCATGGTTTTTATTACTCGCGTTAATTGTCTATGCGGTCGTGAAGCTATATAACGGAGTACTCGCGAGTTTGCCGTTTGTTTAA
- a CDS encoding uroporphyrin-III methyltransferase: MVNPYPYGGYGLYPFGAPFLGGFLGSFLGGSFNRYPPPYYYYPPYPSYPYPYPQYRRRYR, from the coding sequence TTGGTGAATCCATATCCATACGGTGGCTACGGGCTTTATCCATTTGGTGCACCATTTTTAGGAGGGTTTTTAGGTAGTTTTTTAGGGGGATCATTTAATCGTTATCCACCTCCGTACTATTATTATCCGCCGTACCCATCATACCCATACCCTTATCCACAATACCGCAGACGCTACAGGTAA
- a CDS encoding leucyl aminopeptidase, whose product MNINTVAQTFDTQTSETLIIGVQKHREQMKNWPAFSEFYGETVDAWLRAGEITTDLKKITKLPYAGPQATLKRVYFVGLGERKNLKADDLREVFAAVGKELKAAKIGNVALWIESFTTDDLEETEVAYLAGEGLNLGFYSVQNYKTTSNETDVHFDQIQFVTDTEMDDVVTNFEVGKIYADAVNEARTLINLPPNLLTATDLANYATELANQYDLEIEVLNKEQLEELGMGGILSVNKGSVEEPRLITIKYQGKEKWEDVIGFVGKGVTYDTGGYSLKPREGMVGMKGDMGGAASVLGAMRIIGETRPKQNVVAVIGSTDNMVSGEAFKPDDVITMYNGKTVEVLNTDAEGRLVLADATTYAKQQGADYLIDVATLTGGVIVALGKDKTGALTNNEEFFEEFMYAALETGEFVWRLPLTESDKKRIRKSDVADLNNSPGRDGHMIFGGGFVGEFAENTPWIHLDIAGTSDADAPHALGPKGGTGAMVRTLATLVELRDNQ is encoded by the coding sequence ATGAATATCAATACAGTAGCACAAACATTCGACACACAAACTTCAGAAACATTAATTATCGGGGTACAAAAGCACCGCGAGCAAATGAAAAACTGGCCAGCATTTAGCGAATTTTACGGTGAAACAGTAGACGCTTGGTTACGTGCAGGCGAAATTACGACAGACTTAAAAAAAATTACGAAACTACCATATGCAGGCCCACAAGCGACATTAAAACGCGTATACTTCGTTGGTTTAGGTGAACGAAAAAACCTAAAGGCTGATGACTTACGTGAAGTATTTGCCGCAGTAGGTAAAGAATTAAAAGCAGCGAAAATTGGTAATGTGGCACTTTGGATAGAGTCATTTACAACAGATGATCTAGAAGAAACAGAAGTTGCTTACTTAGCTGGTGAAGGCTTAAACCTAGGCTTTTACTCTGTACAAAACTATAAAACAACGTCAAACGAAACAGACGTACACTTTGATCAAATCCAATTCGTAACAGATACGGAAATGGATGATGTTGTCACAAACTTTGAAGTAGGGAAAATTTATGCGGATGCGGTAAATGAAGCGCGTACATTAATTAACTTACCGCCAAACTTATTAACAGCAACGGATTTAGCAAACTATGCAACAGAGCTTGCGAATCAGTATGACCTAGAAATCGAAGTGTTAAACAAAGAACAACTAGAAGAGCTTGGTATGGGTGGTATCTTATCTGTTAATAAAGGCTCAGTAGAGGAACCTCGTTTAATTACTATCAAATACCAAGGGAAAGAAAAATGGGAAGATGTCATCGGCTTTGTCGGTAAAGGCGTAACGTACGACACAGGCGGTTATTCACTAAAACCACGCGAAGGCATGGTTGGAATGAAAGGCGACATGGGTGGCGCAGCTTCTGTACTTGGTGCGATGCGCATTATCGGTGAAACACGTCCTAAACAAAATGTTGTCGCAGTTATCGGTTCTACAGACAATATGGTTTCAGGCGAAGCGTTTAAGCCAGATGATGTCATTACCATGTACAACGGCAAAACTGTAGAAGTGTTAAATACCGATGCGGAAGGTCGCTTAGTACTTGCAGATGCTACTACGTATGCAAAACAACAGGGCGCAGATTATTTAATCGATGTCGCGACATTAACAGGTGGTGTTATCGTTGCGCTTGGTAAAGATAAAACAGGCGCGTTAACGAACAACGAAGAATTTTTCGAAGAATTTATGTATGCTGCACTCGAAACAGGTGAGTTCGTATGGCGCTTACCATTAACGGAAAGCGACAAAAAACGTATCCGTAAATCAGATGTGGCTGACTTAAACAACTCACCAGGTCGTGACGGTCATATGATTTTCGGTGGTGGTTTCGTAGGAGAATTCGCAGAAAATACCCCTTGGATTCACCTAGATATTGCAGGAACTTCAGATGCAGATGCACCACATGCATTAGGCCCTAAAGGTGGGACAGGTGCTATGGTTCGTACGCTTGCGACATTAGTAGAATTACGTGACAACCAATAA
- a CDS encoding divergent PAP2 family protein, translating to MELLQNTPLWLGVSAILFAQLLKVPINFIVTKKIDWSLLTSTGGMPSSHSAAVTSIATAVGLETGFDSPTFAVAAMLAGIVMYDASHVRFQAGQHAAVLNELRHDLQLFFKEIKRWPEMNERERIQDLKTLLGHKKSEVLIGGLAGIVLSITWYIFLI from the coding sequence ATCGAACTTTTACAAAATACGCCACTTTGGCTAGGTGTGAGTGCCATTCTTTTTGCGCAATTATTAAAGGTGCCGATTAATTTTATTGTCACAAAAAAAATCGACTGGAGCTTACTGACATCTACAGGGGGTATGCCGAGTTCGCATTCAGCCGCCGTTACAAGTATTGCAACCGCAGTTGGCCTTGAAACAGGCTTTGATTCCCCTACTTTCGCTGTCGCTGCGATGCTCGCCGGAATCGTCATGTACGATGCAAGCCACGTGCGCTTCCAAGCCGGACAGCATGCCGCGGTGCTAAATGAACTACGTCACGACTTACAGCTATTTTTCAAGGAAATTAAACGCTGGCCAGAAATGAACGAACGGGAAAGAATTCAAGACTTAAAAACACTCCTTGGACATAAAAAAAGCGAGGTTCTCATCGGAGGACTCGCAGGAATTGTACTGTCTATTACTTGGTATATATTCCTAATCTAA
- a CDS encoding YuiB family protein — protein sequence MNDVSLVQLIISIVLFFVMFFGIGFLINMLLRMTWLMAVLYPIVVVFIIDEVSFLDYIFKPGTAFPALVDKAQALQLVDILILSGGFGGAIVAGFVMIALRKAGYRMF from the coding sequence ATGAATGATGTTTCGTTAGTGCAATTAATTATTTCAATTGTGTTATTTTTTGTCATGTTTTTCGGAATTGGCTTTTTGATCAACATGTTATTACGAATGACGTGGCTAATGGCCGTGCTTTATCCGATTGTCGTTGTCTTCATTATTGATGAAGTGAGCTTTTTAGATTATATTTTCAAGCCAGGAACAGCTTTCCCGGCATTAGTCGACAAAGCTCAAGCGCTACAACTTGTAGATATTTTAATTTTATCAGGTGGTTTTGGTGGGGCAATTGTTGCAGGATTTGTGATGATCGCGCTACGTAAAGCAGGCTACCGAATGTTCTAA
- a CDS encoding NUDIX hydrolase: protein MAKRDRGKVWLGVGSIVENAKGEWLLVKKTYGGLKGIWSLPAGFVQEAETVTTAAMREVLEETGIACHVIGLVGFRSGVIAREISDNMAIFYCKPVEEDAPFVLQEREIIEACWMAPSDIAVNELSSVMLKEMAQEHVARHMHPIIEDINPGDVFGYSEYHLYFKK from the coding sequence ATGGCAAAGAGGGACAGAGGGAAAGTGTGGCTAGGGGTGGGTTCGATCGTAGAAAATGCGAAGGGTGAATGGCTACTTGTAAAAAAAACATATGGTGGATTAAAAGGCATTTGGTCCTTACCGGCAGGGTTTGTACAAGAAGCAGAAACGGTAACAACGGCTGCGATGCGTGAAGTGTTAGAAGAAACAGGGATTGCGTGTCATGTCATTGGGCTTGTTGGATTTCGTTCGGGTGTTATTGCACGAGAAATTAGTGACAATATGGCGATCTTTTATTGTAAACCAGTTGAGGAGGATGCACCTTTTGTACTGCAAGAGCGTGAAATTATCGAGGCATGCTGGATGGCGCCGAGTGACATTGCGGTCAATGAGTTATCGTCTGTCATGCTAAAAGAGATGGCACAAGAGCATGTGGCACGTCACATGCATCCCATTATTGAAGATATTAATCCTGGCGATGTATTTGGCTATAGCGAATATCATTTATATTTCAAGAAATAA
- a CDS encoding EAL-associated domain-containing protein — MGILEILDKLDQIEILYEPIYSADGHRVVAYEVIGQIEGETGLVNIEHFTYEQEVPIEMRAEIEQLFVRKALQAASHLIAEVGLYIPCNPNLLANDYGESYFAMLKELIDEENLPQITLVMAEHKYKGDVRQLHHAIRYIKTYGVKIALADVGSQTLLENLLMVEPAVLKINVGQLNYNLWGAQNHAFATIRALAVKMGTLLLIENIETVYQLQHGWKNGARYYKGPYLQAPNKEFASRDALKERFRSECEQFITTEKKQLLHKYEEMKRLEKTICTIVEQIQPSSKQQEKLMQLANTLQNCAFRIYICDNNGFQTSPNICWIDGKWEVQETAVGKNWSWRPYFLLNIIKLAKDHKGDLSSVYSDIETGELTRTYSMALANEEFLFIDIAYDYLYEHNIVN; from the coding sequence ATGGGTATTTTAGAAATACTAGATAAACTTGATCAAATTGAAATATTATATGAACCAATTTATAGTGCAGATGGTCATCGTGTCGTTGCGTATGAAGTGATTGGCCAAATAGAAGGTGAAACGGGCCTTGTAAATATTGAGCACTTTACATACGAGCAAGAGGTACCGATAGAGATGCGTGCTGAAATTGAGCAGCTATTTGTTCGTAAAGCGTTGCAAGCAGCGTCGCATTTAATCGCGGAAGTAGGGCTCTATATCCCGTGCAATCCAAATTTGTTAGCGAATGATTACGGAGAAAGTTATTTTGCCATGTTAAAAGAGCTGATTGACGAGGAAAATTTACCGCAAATTACATTGGTGATGGCTGAACATAAATACAAAGGTGATGTGAGGCAACTTCATCATGCCATTCGCTACATTAAAACGTATGGGGTGAAAATTGCGCTTGCAGATGTTGGTTCACAAACACTACTAGAAAACTTACTGATGGTAGAACCGGCTGTATTAAAAATTAATGTCGGGCAGCTAAACTATAACTTGTGGGGCGCACAAAACCATGCCTTTGCTACAATACGTGCACTTGCGGTGAAGATGGGTACACTGTTATTAATTGAAAACATTGAAACGGTATACCAGCTACAGCACGGCTGGAAAAACGGCGCACGCTATTATAAAGGCCCGTATTTACAAGCACCAAATAAAGAATTTGCGTCACGTGATGCGTTAAAGGAACGTTTCCGTAGTGAATGCGAGCAGTTTATTACGACGGAGAAAAAGCAGCTACTGCATAAATACGAGGAAATGAAACGTCTCGAAAAAACAATTTGTACAATTGTTGAGCAAATACAACCCTCTAGTAAGCAACAGGAAAAGTTAATGCAGCTAGCGAACACACTTCAAAACTGTGCGTTCCGAATTTATATTTGTGATAATAACGGATTTCAAACGAGCCCGAACATTTGCTGGATAGACGGCAAGTGGGAAGTGCAAGAGACAGCTGTCGGGAAAAACTGGAGCTGGCGTCCGTATTTTTTATTAAATATTATTAAGCTAGCGAAGGATCATAAGGGAGATCTGTCATCGGTTTATAGTGATATCGAAACAGGCGAATTAACACGCACGTATTCAATGGCACTAGCAAATGAAGAGTTTTTATTTATTGATATTGCCTATGATTACTTATATGAGCATAATATTGTCAACTAA
- a CDS encoding ABC transporter ATP-binding protein: protein MMLQVKDGNYFYKKKGRKKEQTFLYNNDINFTLQPGEILSILGPNGAGKTTMLKCMMGLFKWERGETLLDGKVLSKMPQKDVWKIIGYVPQASKMTFSYSILDLVTMGRAVYIGAFQQPSQKDRDAAHEALELVGISHLADQPCTAVSGGELQLALIARTLVAEPKILVLDEPESHLDIHKQKIILQTIKKLVKERGLACVINTHYANHAFYFGDKVLMVAKDQPIITGPVSEIMTEQNILDYFHIEVKRLRHEIDGQVYETMVPKYFGTDYNVNF, encoded by the coding sequence ATAATGCTACAAGTAAAAGACGGCAACTATTTTTACAAGAAAAAAGGACGTAAAAAAGAGCAAACGTTTTTGTACAATAACGACATTAATTTCACTTTACAGCCAGGCGAAATCTTATCGATTCTTGGGCCAAACGGTGCCGGCAAAACAACGATGTTAAAATGTATGATGGGCTTATTCAAATGGGAGCGTGGCGAAACGCTGCTAGATGGGAAAGTGTTATCAAAAATGCCACAAAAAGACGTGTGGAAAATTATCGGCTATGTACCACAAGCATCGAAAATGACATTTAGCTATTCGATTTTAGATCTAGTGACAATGGGACGCGCGGTGTATATTGGCGCATTCCAACAGCCATCACAAAAAGACCGTGATGCCGCACATGAAGCGCTAGAGCTTGTTGGTATTTCACATTTGGCAGATCAGCCTTGTACAGCGGTAAGTGGTGGGGAACTACAGCTTGCTCTAATCGCGCGTACATTAGTTGCGGAGCCGAAGATTTTAGTATTAGATGAACCAGAATCACATTTAGATATTCATAAGCAAAAGATTATTTTACAAACGATTAAAAAGTTAGTAAAAGAGCGCGGCTTAGCTTGTGTTATTAATACACACTATGCAAACCATGCCTTTTATTTTGGTGATAAAGTATTAATGGTCGCAAAAGACCAACCGATTATTACAGGCCCAGTGTCAGAAATTATGACCGAGCAAAACATTCTCGATTACTTCCATATCGAAGTGAAACGCCTACGCCATGAGATTGACGGTCAAGTATACGAAACAATGGTACCGAAATATTTTGGCACCGATTATAATGTAAACTTTTAA
- a CDS encoding iron ABC transporter permease: MKSKLIKLTLLLLPLIIALVSIGIGRYQIDFIVQMKILLSQVIPMEQTWTDTEETVVMNVRLPRILLAMLIGGGLSIAGAAFQGMFANPLVSPDILGVSAGAGFGASIGILFFGTGFTMQMFALVMGMLAIGFTFLIGGVKRDMPIFMLVLAGTVTGALFQALISLVKFLADPEEKLPSITYWLMGSLGTASYSDLMIGGPLILVGILILVTLRWRLNILSLSEEEARSLGISVTKLKWLVIGGATLITAAAVAIAGIIGWVGLIIPHIARMIVGSNNQYVLPASISIGAMYLLVIDTLARSLTAAEIPLSILTAIIGAPFFAYLLRKTGGGWG; encoded by the coding sequence ATGAAGTCAAAGTTAATTAAACTGACACTTTTACTATTGCCACTCATTATAGCGCTTGTATCGATTGGAATCGGTCGTTATCAGATTGATTTCATCGTACAAATGAAAATATTGTTATCGCAAGTCATTCCAATGGAGCAAACATGGACAGATACAGAGGAGACGGTCGTGATGAACGTTCGTCTTCCACGTATTTTATTAGCCATGCTAATTGGCGGTGGATTATCGATCGCTGGTGCTGCATTCCAAGGGATGTTTGCAAACCCATTAGTCAGTCCTGATATACTTGGTGTATCTGCCGGGGCTGGCTTTGGTGCGTCTATCGGGATATTATTTTTCGGTACAGGTTTCACGATGCAAATGTTTGCGTTAGTAATGGGTATGTTGGCAATTGGATTTACATTTTTAATTGGTGGCGTGAAGCGCGATATGCCAATTTTCATGCTCGTTTTAGCAGGTACGGTAACAGGGGCCTTGTTCCAAGCACTTATTTCGTTAGTGAAGTTTCTAGCAGATCCGGAAGAAAAGCTACCATCGATTACGTACTGGTTAATGGGAAGTCTTGGGACGGCGAGTTATTCAGATTTAATGATTGGTGGCCCGTTAATTTTAGTCGGCATTCTGATTTTAGTGACACTTCGCTGGCGCTTAAATATTTTATCGCTGTCAGAAGAAGAAGCACGTTCACTCGGGATTTCAGTTACGAAATTAAAATGGTTAGTAATCGGCGGTGCGACATTAATTACGGCAGCAGCCGTGGCTATTGCCGGGATTATCGGTTGGGTTGGTTTAATTATTCCGCATATTGCGCGTATGATTGTCGGCAGTAATAACCAATACGTACTGCCAGCCTCGATTTCGATCGGTGCGATGTATTTACTAGTTATTGATACATTAGCCCGTAGCTTAACAGCAGCGGAAATTCCGTTATCGATTTTAACGGCCATTATCGGTGCACCATTCTTTGCCTATTTATTACGCAAAACTGGAGGTGGCTGGGGATAA